From Drosophila virilis strain 15010-1051.87 chromosome X, Dvir_AGI_RSII-ME, whole genome shotgun sequence, the proteins below share one genomic window:
- the csw gene encoding tyrosine-protein phosphatase corkscrew isoform X6: MSSRRWFHPTISGIEAEKLLQEQGYDGSYLARLSSSNPGAFTLSVRRGNEVTHIKIQNNGDFFDLYGGEKFATLPELVQYYSENGELKEKNGQAIELKQALICAEPTTERWFHGNLSGKEAEKLILERGKNGSFLVRESQSKPGDFVLSVRTDDKVTHVMIRWQDKKYDVGGGESFATLSELIEHYKRHPMVETCGTVVHLRQPFNATRITAAGINARVEQLVKGGFWEEFESLQQDSRDTFSRHEGYKDENRLKNRYRNILPYDHTRVKLQDVERSVPGAEYINANYIRLPTDGDLYNMSSSSESLNSTVAACPACTAAQTQRNCPNCHLLNKTCVKCAVKSATLPTNCATCNRKSDSLSKHKRSESMSASANASAAGTGPGTPTAAGNTSAAAALNGCLAVLLKKHCGDASPPPSTTSSCSGPLTGSLLNGEGNQFKTYIATQGCLANTKTDFWNMIWQENTRVIVMTTKEIERGKTKCERYWPDEGQCKQFGHAKVHCIKENSTNDYTLREFLFSWRDKPERRIYHYHFQVWPDHGVPADPGCVLNFLQDVNTKQSSLAQAGEKPGPICVHCSAGIGRTGTFIVIDMILDQIVRNGLDTEIDIQRTIQMVRSQRSGMVQTEAQYKFVYYAVQHYIQTLIARKRAEEQSLQVGREYTNIKYTGEIGNDSQRSPLPPAISNLSLVSCKSAVAEPLTAAAAAAAVAANAGNKHAAKLQPPLPPLGASNNNNSSGNSGSYCNSSSSSSTAQHNGVVSSSNNCSSGSGSANSSNANGNGNILGNGSNMRKSNFYSDSLAALKLQQQQLHDAATAAAAAALASAAAPAATTTAASASAAAAAAAAAKYKNIPKDMNSLRQPHAAYVAAAPALPPPPTPPRKT; the protein is encoded by the exons ATGTCATCGCGAAG ATGGTTCCACCCAACGATATCGGGCATCGAAGCTGAAAAATTATTACAGGAACAGGGCTACGACGGTTCATATTTGGCGCGCCTATCATCTTCAAATCCGGGCGCATTCACGCTTTCCGTGCGTCGTGGCAACGAGGTAACACACATCAAAATCCAAAACAATGGTGATTTCTTCGATCTTTATGGCG GTGAAAAGTTCGCCACATTGCCGGAGCTGGTACAATactacagtgaaaatgggGAGCTGAAGGAGAAAAATGGCCAGGCCATTGAGCTGAAGCAGGCGCTCATTTGTGCCGAGCCCACGACGGAAAG ATGGTTTCACGGCAATCTTTCTGGCAAAGAAGCTGAAAAATTGATATTGGAGCGTGGCAAGAATGGTTCATTTCTCGTGCGTGAATCTCAAAGTAAACCTGGTGATTTCGTCCTATCCGTGCGTACAGACGACAAAGTGACGCATGTCATGATTAGATGGCAG GATAAAAAGTACGACGTTGGCGGTGGTGAATCGTTTGCAACTCTCTCGGAACTGATCGAGCACTACAAACGCCATCCGATGGTGGAGACTTGCGGCACAGTGGTGCATTTGCGCCAACCATTTAATGCAACACGAATAACTGCCGCTGGCATCAATGCACGAGTTGAACAGCTGGTAAAG GGCGGTTTCTGGGAGGAGTTCGAGTCGCTGCAACAGGACAGTCGAGACACATTCTCGCGCCACGAAGGCTACAAGGATGAGAATCGTCTGAAGAATCGCTACCGCAACATATTGCCCT ACGATCACACGCGCGTCAAGCTGCAGGATGTGGAGCGCAGTGTACCGGGCGCCGAGTACATAAACGCCAACTATATACGTTTACCCACCGATGGCGATCTCTATAACATGAGCAGCTCCTCGGAGAGCCTCAATAGTACGGTAGCCGCGTGTCCGGCCTGCACCGCAGCCCAAACGCAACGCAATTGCCCAAATTGCCATCTGCTGAACAAGACGTGTGTCAAGTGCGCGGTCAAATCGGCCACGCTGCCCACGAACTGTGCCACCTGCAATCGCAAATCAGATTCGCTGAGCAAGCACAAGCGCAGCGAATCGATGTCAGCCTCGGCGAATGCGTCTGCAGCGGGCACTGGACCGGGAACGCCGACCGCCGCTGGGAACACATCAGCAGCGGCGGCTCTCAATGGCTGCCTGGCTGTGCTGTTGAAGAAGCACTGCGGAGACGCCTCGCCGCCTCCATCGACAACGTCTTCGTGCAGCGGCCCCTTGACGGGCTCGCTGCTGAATGGCGAGGGAAATCAGTTCAAGACGTATATCGCGACCCAGGGCTGCTTGGCCAACACGAAGACGGACTTCTGGAACATGATCTGGCAGGAGAATACGCGCGTCATTGTCATGACCACCAAGGAAATCGAGCGGGGCAAAACCAAGTGCGAACGCTATTGGCCCGATGAGGGGCAATGCAAGCAATTCGGTCACGCCAAGGTGCACTGCATCAAGGAGAACTCCACCAATGATTATACGCTGCGCGAGTTTCTCTTCTCGTGGCGCGACAAGCCCGAGCGACGCATCTACCACTATCATTTCCAAGTGTGGCCCGATCACGGCGTGCCTGCTGATCCCGGCTGTGTGCTCAACTTCCTGCAGGATGTTAACACCAAACAGAGCAGTCTGGCCCAGGCCGGCGAAAAGCCg GGTCCCATTTGTGTGCATTGCTCAGCGGGCATCGGACGCACAGGCACATTTATTGTGATCGACATGATTCTGGATCAGATAGTGCGAAACG GCTTGGACACTGAAATCGATATTCAACGCACAATTCAAATGGTGCGTTCGCAGAGGTCGGGCATGGTGCAGACAGAGGCCCAGTACAAGTTCGTCTACTACGCGGTGCAGCATTACATTCAGACCCTGATCGCGCGCAAACGAGCCGAGGAGCAGAGCCTCCAGGTTGGCCGCGAGTACACCAACATCAA GTATACCGGCGAAATTGGCAATGATTCACAAAGATCTCCACTACCACCAGCAATTTCTAATCTAAGTTTAGTATCGTGTAAGTCAGCAGTTGCGGAACCGTTgactgcggcagcagcagcagcagcagtagcagcaaatGCGGGCAATAAGCATGCCGCCAAGCTGCAGCCACCATTGCCGCCACTgggcgccagcaacaacaacaacagcagtggcaacagcggcagctactgcaacagcagcagcagcagcagcacagcacAACACAATGGTgtggtcagcagcagcaacaactgcagcagcggcagcggcagcgccaacagcagcaatgccaacggcaatggcaacattctcggcaacggcagcaacatgcGCAAGTCAAATTTTTACAGCGATTCGCTGGCAGCGCttaagctgcagcagcaacagttgcacgacgcagcaacagcagcagcagcagcagcattagcatcagcagctgcgccagcagcaacaacgaccgcagcatcagcatcagcagcagcagcagcagcagcagcag ccaaatacaaaaacattcCCAAAGACATGAACAGTCTGAGGCAGCCGCACGCTGCctatgttgctgctgcgccagcgctgccgccgccgccgacgccgccgcgCAAGACATGA
- the csw gene encoding tyrosine-protein phosphatase corkscrew isoform X2: protein MLFNKCLEKLSNSLGHVVNHKLQEKQVYNSNNSNDNDNNNNSVYNKQRNFEYERAIQAHYGNGRTRSHTKSKASKGHKSKATAATAPTTTTATTAATNTSECKNCMSNDELAMIIRGVAHNNSNNNKHKYSSRTHRRRPSTYIGASSSCSSTESLHLHLAMAPRGSNCSGSSSSNNSSDGHAYSSYPVTPTSWSASPPSFGPNFGDSSGTLALLAAMRVQLYGYTWFHGNLSGKEAEKLILERGKNGSFLVRESQSKPGDFVLSVRTDDKVTHVMIRWQDKKYDVGGGESFATLSELIEHYKRHPMVETCGTVVHLRQPFNATRITAAGINARVEQLVKGGFWEEFESLQQDSRDTFSRHEGYKDENRLKNRYRNILPYDHTRVKLQDVERSVPGAEYINANYIRLPTDGDLYNMSSSSESLNSTVAACPACTAAQTQRNCPNCHLLNKTCVKCAVKSATLPTNCATCNRKSDSLSKHKRSESMSASANASAAGTGPGTPTAAGNTSAAAALNGCLAVLLKKHCGDASPPPSTTSSCSGPLTGSLLNGEGNQFKTYIATQGCLANTKTDFWNMIWQENTRVIVMTTKEIERGKTKCERYWPDEGQCKQFGHAKVHCIKENSTNDYTLREFLFSWRDKPERRIYHYHFQVWPDHGVPADPGCVLNFLQDVNTKQSSLAQAGEKPGPICVHCSAGIGRTGTFIVIDMILDQIVRNGLDTEIDIQRTIQMVRSQRSGMVQTEAQYKFVYYAVQHYIQTLIARKRAEEQSLQVGREYTNIKYTGEIGNDSQRSPLPPAISNLSLVSCKSAVAEPLTAAAAAAAVAANAGNKHAAKLQPPLPPLGASNNNNSSGNSGSYCNSSSSSSTAQHNGVVSSSNNCSSGSGSANSSNANGNGNILGNGSNMRKSNFYSDSLAALKLQQQQLHDAATAAAAAALASAAAPAATTTAASASAAAAAAAAAKYKNIPKDMNSLRQPHAAYVAAAPALPPPPTPPRKT from the exons atgctatTCAACAAGTGTCTCGAGAAACTGTCCAATTCGCTGGGACATGTTGTTAATCACAAGCTGCAGGAGAAGCAGgtctacaacagcaacaacagcaacgacaacgacaacaacaacaacagtgtgTACAACAAGCAGCGCAACTTTGAGTACGAGCGCGCCATACAGGCGCACTATGGCAACGGCAGGACacgcagccacacaaagtcCAAGGCCAGCAAAGGTCACAAGTCAAAGGCAACGGCCGcaacagcaccaacaacaacaacagcaacaacagctgcaacaaacaCAAGCGAGTGCAAAAATTGCATGAGCAACGATGAGCTGGCCATGATCATCAGAGGCGTtgcccacaacaacagcaacaacaacaagcacaaataCAGCAGCCGGACGCACAGACGTCGCCCCAGCACCTACATAGGCGCCTCCTCTAGCTGCTCCTCGACGGAGTCGCTGCACCTGCACCTGGCCATGGCGCCGCgcggcagcaactgcagcggcagcagcagcagcaataatagCAGCGATGGCCACGCCTACTCATCATATCCGGTAACGCCCACATCATGGTCGGCATCGCCGCCCAGCTTTGGTCCAAACTTTGGCGACTCCAGCGGCACACTGGCGCTCCTAGCGGCCATGCGTGTGCAACTCTACGGCTACAC ATGGTTTCACGGCAATCTTTCTGGCAAAGAAGCTGAAAAATTGATATTGGAGCGTGGCAAGAATGGTTCATTTCTCGTGCGTGAATCTCAAAGTAAACCTGGTGATTTCGTCCTATCCGTGCGTACAGACGACAAAGTGACGCATGTCATGATTAGATGGCAG GATAAAAAGTACGACGTTGGCGGTGGTGAATCGTTTGCAACTCTCTCGGAACTGATCGAGCACTACAAACGCCATCCGATGGTGGAGACTTGCGGCACAGTGGTGCATTTGCGCCAACCATTTAATGCAACACGAATAACTGCCGCTGGCATCAATGCACGAGTTGAACAGCTGGTAAAG GGCGGTTTCTGGGAGGAGTTCGAGTCGCTGCAACAGGACAGTCGAGACACATTCTCGCGCCACGAAGGCTACAAGGATGAGAATCGTCTGAAGAATCGCTACCGCAACATATTGCCCT ACGATCACACGCGCGTCAAGCTGCAGGATGTGGAGCGCAGTGTACCGGGCGCCGAGTACATAAACGCCAACTATATACGTTTACCCACCGATGGCGATCTCTATAACATGAGCAGCTCCTCGGAGAGCCTCAATAGTACGGTAGCCGCGTGTCCGGCCTGCACCGCAGCCCAAACGCAACGCAATTGCCCAAATTGCCATCTGCTGAACAAGACGTGTGTCAAGTGCGCGGTCAAATCGGCCACGCTGCCCACGAACTGTGCCACCTGCAATCGCAAATCAGATTCGCTGAGCAAGCACAAGCGCAGCGAATCGATGTCAGCCTCGGCGAATGCGTCTGCAGCGGGCACTGGACCGGGAACGCCGACCGCCGCTGGGAACACATCAGCAGCGGCGGCTCTCAATGGCTGCCTGGCTGTGCTGTTGAAGAAGCACTGCGGAGACGCCTCGCCGCCTCCATCGACAACGTCTTCGTGCAGCGGCCCCTTGACGGGCTCGCTGCTGAATGGCGAGGGAAATCAGTTCAAGACGTATATCGCGACCCAGGGCTGCTTGGCCAACACGAAGACGGACTTCTGGAACATGATCTGGCAGGAGAATACGCGCGTCATTGTCATGACCACCAAGGAAATCGAGCGGGGCAAAACCAAGTGCGAACGCTATTGGCCCGATGAGGGGCAATGCAAGCAATTCGGTCACGCCAAGGTGCACTGCATCAAGGAGAACTCCACCAATGATTATACGCTGCGCGAGTTTCTCTTCTCGTGGCGCGACAAGCCCGAGCGACGCATCTACCACTATCATTTCCAAGTGTGGCCCGATCACGGCGTGCCTGCTGATCCCGGCTGTGTGCTCAACTTCCTGCAGGATGTTAACACCAAACAGAGCAGTCTGGCCCAGGCCGGCGAAAAGCCg GGTCCCATTTGTGTGCATTGCTCAGCGGGCATCGGACGCACAGGCACATTTATTGTGATCGACATGATTCTGGATCAGATAGTGCGAAACG GCTTGGACACTGAAATCGATATTCAACGCACAATTCAAATGGTGCGTTCGCAGAGGTCGGGCATGGTGCAGACAGAGGCCCAGTACAAGTTCGTCTACTACGCGGTGCAGCATTACATTCAGACCCTGATCGCGCGCAAACGAGCCGAGGAGCAGAGCCTCCAGGTTGGCCGCGAGTACACCAACATCAA GTATACCGGCGAAATTGGCAATGATTCACAAAGATCTCCACTACCACCAGCAATTTCTAATCTAAGTTTAGTATCGTGTAAGTCAGCAGTTGCGGAACCGTTgactgcggcagcagcagcagcagcagtagcagcaaatGCGGGCAATAAGCATGCCGCCAAGCTGCAGCCACCATTGCCGCCACTgggcgccagcaacaacaacaacagcagtggcaacagcggcagctactgcaacagcagcagcagcagcagcacagcacAACACAATGGTgtggtcagcagcagcaacaactgcagcagcggcagcggcagcgccaacagcagcaatgccaacggcaatggcaacattctcggcaacggcagcaacatgcGCAAGTCAAATTTTTACAGCGATTCGCTGGCAGCGCttaagctgcagcagcaacagttgcacgacgcagcaacagcagcagcagcagcagcattagcatcagcagctgcgccagcagcaacaacgaccgcagcatcagcatcagcagcagcagcagcagcagcagcag ccaaatacaaaaacattcCCAAAGACATGAACAGTCTGAGGCAGCCGCACGCTGCctatgttgctgctgcgccagcgctgccgccgccgccgacgccgccgcgCAAGACATGA
- the csw gene encoding tyrosine-protein phosphatase corkscrew isoform X3 has translation MSSRRWFHPTISGIEAEKLLQEQGYDGSYLARLSSSNPGAFTLSVRRGNEVTHIKIQNNGDFFDLYGGEKFATLPELVQYYSENGELKEKNGQAIELKQALICAEPTTERWFHGNLSGKEAEKLILERGKNGSFLVRESQSKPGDFVLSVRTDDKVTHVMIRWQDKKYDVGGGESFATLSELIEHYKRHPMVETCGTVVHLRQPFNATRITAAGINARVEQLVKGGFWEEFESLQQDSRDTFSRHEGYKDENRLKNRYRNILPYDHTRVKLQDVERSVPGAEYINANYIRLPTDGDLYNMSSSSESLNSTVAACPACTAAQTQRNCPNCHLLNKTCVKCAVKSATLPTNCATCNRKSDSLSKHKRSESMSASANASAAGTGPGTPTAAGNTSAAAALNGCLAVLLKKHCGDASPPPSTTSSCSGPLTGSLLNGEGNQFKTYIATQGCLANTKTDFWNMIWQENTRVIVMTTKEIERGKTKCERYWPDEGQCKQFGHAKVHCIKENSTNDYTLREFLFSWRDKPERRIYHYHFQVWPDHGVPADPGCVLNFLQDVNTKQSSLAQAGEKPGPICVHCSAGIGRTGTFIVIDMILDQIVRNGLDTEIDIQRTIQMVRSQRSGMVQTEAQYKFVYYAVQHYIQTLIARKRAEEQSLQVGREYTNIKYTGEIGNDSQRSPLPPAISNLSLVSCKSAVAEPLTAAAAAAAVAANAGNKHAAKLQPPLPPLGASNNNNSSGNSGSYCNSSSSSSTAQHNGVVSSSNNCSSGSGSANSSNANGNGNILGNGSNMRKSNFYSDSLAALKLQQQQLHDAATAAAAAALASAAAPAATTTAASASAAAAAAAAGKRTQFLLIEIFAKTNQIRIIEYGIWNMAYGIWNMEYGTGNMEMELQAINCIQQNTERNVKAQPSSNTKNIYIYTQSMETNQNKF, from the exons ATGTCATCGCGAAG ATGGTTCCACCCAACGATATCGGGCATCGAAGCTGAAAAATTATTACAGGAACAGGGCTACGACGGTTCATATTTGGCGCGCCTATCATCTTCAAATCCGGGCGCATTCACGCTTTCCGTGCGTCGTGGCAACGAGGTAACACACATCAAAATCCAAAACAATGGTGATTTCTTCGATCTTTATGGCG GTGAAAAGTTCGCCACATTGCCGGAGCTGGTACAATactacagtgaaaatgggGAGCTGAAGGAGAAAAATGGCCAGGCCATTGAGCTGAAGCAGGCGCTCATTTGTGCCGAGCCCACGACGGAAAG ATGGTTTCACGGCAATCTTTCTGGCAAAGAAGCTGAAAAATTGATATTGGAGCGTGGCAAGAATGGTTCATTTCTCGTGCGTGAATCTCAAAGTAAACCTGGTGATTTCGTCCTATCCGTGCGTACAGACGACAAAGTGACGCATGTCATGATTAGATGGCAG GATAAAAAGTACGACGTTGGCGGTGGTGAATCGTTTGCAACTCTCTCGGAACTGATCGAGCACTACAAACGCCATCCGATGGTGGAGACTTGCGGCACAGTGGTGCATTTGCGCCAACCATTTAATGCAACACGAATAACTGCCGCTGGCATCAATGCACGAGTTGAACAGCTGGTAAAG GGCGGTTTCTGGGAGGAGTTCGAGTCGCTGCAACAGGACAGTCGAGACACATTCTCGCGCCACGAAGGCTACAAGGATGAGAATCGTCTGAAGAATCGCTACCGCAACATATTGCCCT ACGATCACACGCGCGTCAAGCTGCAGGATGTGGAGCGCAGTGTACCGGGCGCCGAGTACATAAACGCCAACTATATACGTTTACCCACCGATGGCGATCTCTATAACATGAGCAGCTCCTCGGAGAGCCTCAATAGTACGGTAGCCGCGTGTCCGGCCTGCACCGCAGCCCAAACGCAACGCAATTGCCCAAATTGCCATCTGCTGAACAAGACGTGTGTCAAGTGCGCGGTCAAATCGGCCACGCTGCCCACGAACTGTGCCACCTGCAATCGCAAATCAGATTCGCTGAGCAAGCACAAGCGCAGCGAATCGATGTCAGCCTCGGCGAATGCGTCTGCAGCGGGCACTGGACCGGGAACGCCGACCGCCGCTGGGAACACATCAGCAGCGGCGGCTCTCAATGGCTGCCTGGCTGTGCTGTTGAAGAAGCACTGCGGAGACGCCTCGCCGCCTCCATCGACAACGTCTTCGTGCAGCGGCCCCTTGACGGGCTCGCTGCTGAATGGCGAGGGAAATCAGTTCAAGACGTATATCGCGACCCAGGGCTGCTTGGCCAACACGAAGACGGACTTCTGGAACATGATCTGGCAGGAGAATACGCGCGTCATTGTCATGACCACCAAGGAAATCGAGCGGGGCAAAACCAAGTGCGAACGCTATTGGCCCGATGAGGGGCAATGCAAGCAATTCGGTCACGCCAAGGTGCACTGCATCAAGGAGAACTCCACCAATGATTATACGCTGCGCGAGTTTCTCTTCTCGTGGCGCGACAAGCCCGAGCGACGCATCTACCACTATCATTTCCAAGTGTGGCCCGATCACGGCGTGCCTGCTGATCCCGGCTGTGTGCTCAACTTCCTGCAGGATGTTAACACCAAACAGAGCAGTCTGGCCCAGGCCGGCGAAAAGCCg GGTCCCATTTGTGTGCATTGCTCAGCGGGCATCGGACGCACAGGCACATTTATTGTGATCGACATGATTCTGGATCAGATAGTGCGAAACG GCTTGGACACTGAAATCGATATTCAACGCACAATTCAAATGGTGCGTTCGCAGAGGTCGGGCATGGTGCAGACAGAGGCCCAGTACAAGTTCGTCTACTACGCGGTGCAGCATTACATTCAGACCCTGATCGCGCGCAAACGAGCCGAGGAGCAGAGCCTCCAGGTTGGCCGCGAGTACACCAACATCAA GTATACCGGCGAAATTGGCAATGATTCACAAAGATCTCCACTACCACCAGCAATTTCTAATCTAAGTTTAGTATCGTGTAAGTCAGCAGTTGCGGAACCGTTgactgcggcagcagcagcagcagcagtagcagcaaatGCGGGCAATAAGCATGCCGCCAAGCTGCAGCCACCATTGCCGCCACTgggcgccagcaacaacaacaacagcagtggcaacagcggcagctactgcaacagcagcagcagcagcagcacagcacAACACAATGGTgtggtcagcagcagcaacaactgcagcagcggcagcggcagcgccaacagcagcaatgccaacggcaatggcaacattctcggcaacggcagcaacatgcGCAAGTCAAATTTTTACAGCGATTCGCTGGCAGCGCttaagctgcagcagcaacagttgcacgacgcagcaacagcagcagcagcagcagcattagcatcagcagctgcgccagcagcaacaacgaccgcagcatcagcatcagcagcagcagcagcagcagcagcag GCAAACGCACacagtttttattaattgagATTTTTGCTAAAACGAATCAAATACGAATTATTGAATATGGAATATGGAATATGGCATATGGCATATGGAACATGGAATATGGAACAGGGAACATGGAAATGGAACTGCAAGCGATAAACTGCATCCAACAGAATACCGAACGCAATGTCAAAGCACAACCGAGCAGCAacaccaaaaatatatatatatatactcaatcGATGgaaacaaatcaaaacaagttctaa